A window of Armatimonadota bacterium contains these coding sequences:
- a CDS encoding sigma-70 family RNA polymerase sigma factor, whose protein sequence is MFDDYLKELRKVRTLTAPQERRLWERYKLRGDLRARRRLIEAYQPLVFKTVMALRLPPAVLMDMIQEGTVGLIEAVERFDPARGFRFSTFATYRIRGNVLNALRREKGGVLSLEQELMAHTDLPVATRLADPAALEALGAVEDGVFLEQVLQAIGRLPARERAILYAFFFESKEPQVVAQEMQISVSHMYRLQKQAIARVREILFPPPSPGPQQV, encoded by the coding sequence GTGTTCGACGACTACCTGAAAGAGCTTCGTAAGGTCCGCACCCTAACCGCTCCACAGGAACGTCGGCTGTGGGAGCGGTACAAGCTGCGGGGCGACCTCCGCGCGCGGAGGCGGCTCATCGAGGCGTACCAGCCGCTGGTGTTCAAGACGGTCATGGCGCTGCGCCTTCCGCCCGCGGTGCTCATGGACATGATCCAAGAGGGTACCGTGGGGCTGATCGAGGCGGTGGAGCGCTTCGATCCGGCGCGCGGTTTTCGGTTCTCGACGTTCGCCACCTACCGCATCCGAGGAAACGTGCTCAACGCACTGCGCAGGGAAAAGGGCGGGGTGCTGTCGCTGGAACAGGAACTGATGGCGCACACCGATCTGCCCGTGGCGACGCGGCTCGCGGACCCGGCTGCCCTGGAGGCGCTGGGCGCGGTGGAAGACGGGGTGTTCCTTGAGCAGGTCCTGCAAGCCATCGGCCGCTTGCCGGCCCGTGAGCGCGCGATCCTCTACGCGTTCTTCTTCGAGTCCAAAGAGCCGCAGGTGGTCGCACAGGAGATGCAGATCAGCGTCTCGCACATGTACCGGCTGCAGAAGCAGGCGATCGCGCGCGTTCGCGAGATCCTCTTCCCGCCGCCGTCGCCGGGGCCGCAACAGGTTTGA
- the glmU gene encoding bifunctional UDP-N-acetylglucosamine diphosphorylase/glucosamine-1-phosphate N-acetyltransferase GlmU yields MSVAAVVLAAGLGKRMRSARPKVVHPVGGRPMLLYVLDAVRAVATRSPIVVVGHGAEAVRAVLPADVQVAVQGEPRGTADAVRAAMPLLEGFQGAVVVAFGDTPLVSAQTFRALVAAHLDQGNAATLVTARLHDPHGYGRIVRDGAGAFVRIVEEPDCDERERAIQEINTGIACFRADMLHNALARVRPDNAQGEYYLTDVFRLLQQAGARIGTVSATEVTEIMGINSRRDLASAEAAMRRRTLQRLMDEGVTVVDPDTTFVDAAARIEPDTVLHPFTVIEGETTIGRGCAIGPGAHLVGARVADGVQIRWSVVEHSEIGEGSYVGPYAHLRPGTRLGRRVEVGNFAEIKNSQVGDGTRIHHVSYLGDATVGREVNIGAGTITCNLRYGVRGKQPTVIEDGAFIGSDTMLQAPVRIGAGAVTGAGSVVTKDVPAGKVAVGVPARVIRAAKPDGEGQP; encoded by the coding sequence ATGAGTGTCGCGGCCGTCGTACTCGCCGCAGGCCTGGGCAAGCGCATGCGATCGGCCCGCCCCAAGGTCGTGCATCCCGTCGGGGGCCGCCCGATGCTCCTGTACGTCCTCGACGCCGTGCGCGCCGTCGCCACGCGCTCGCCGATCGTGGTGGTGGGTCACGGGGCGGAGGCGGTACGGGCCGTGTTGCCCGCGGATGTCCAGGTCGCGGTCCAGGGCGAGCCGCGCGGGACTGCGGACGCCGTCCGCGCGGCCATGCCGCTGCTGGAGGGTTTTCAGGGCGCGGTGGTCGTCGCCTTCGGGGACACGCCGCTGGTCAGCGCGCAGACCTTTCGGGCCCTCGTCGCCGCGCACCTAGATCAGGGCAACGCCGCGACGCTGGTTACCGCTCGGCTGCACGACCCCCACGGCTACGGCCGGATCGTGCGGGACGGGGCGGGAGCGTTCGTGCGCATCGTCGAGGAGCCCGACTGCGACGAGCGCGAGCGTGCCATCCAGGAGATCAACACGGGCATCGCCTGCTTCCGGGCCGACATGCTGCACAACGCGCTGGCGCGCGTGCGGCCGGACAACGCGCAGGGCGAATACTACCTGACCGACGTCTTCCGCCTGCTGCAACAGGCGGGCGCGCGCATCGGGACTGTGTCCGCAACGGAGGTGACGGAGATCATGGGCATCAACTCGCGGCGCGACCTCGCCTCCGCCGAAGCAGCGATGCGGCGGCGCACCCTCCAGCGGCTGATGGACGAAGGGGTCACGGTCGTCGATCCCGACACGACGTTCGTGGATGCGGCAGCGCGGATCGAACCCGACACCGTGCTCCACCCGTTCACCGTGATCGAAGGGGAGACCACCATCGGCCGGGGGTGCGCGATCGGGCCCGGCGCCCATCTTGTCGGCGCGCGCGTCGCCGACGGCGTGCAGATTCGGTGGTCGGTCGTCGAGCACAGCGAGATCGGGGAAGGCTCCTACGTGGGCCCGTACGCTCACCTGCGGCCCGGCACTCGCCTGGGTCGGAGGGTAGAGGTCGGAAACTTCGCGGAGATCAAGAACTCCCAGGTGGGCGACGGAACCCGCATCCACCACGTGTCGTATCTGGGCGACGCGACCGTCGGCCGAGAGGTCAACATCGGCGCGGGCACGATCACCTGCAACCTGCGCTACGGGGTGCGCGGCAAGCAACCGACGGTGATCGAGGACGGAGCGTTCATCGGCAGCGACACGATGCTCCAGGCACCGGTGCGGATCGGCGCGGGCGCGGTGACGGGCGCAGGGTCAGTGGTGACCAAAGACGTACCGGCCGGCAAGGTCGCCGTCGGGGTGCCGGCCCGAGTGATCCGCGCCGCCAAACCGGATGGGGAGGGCCAGCCGTGA
- a CDS encoding translocation/assembly module TamB domain-containing protein, translating to MRRAISIAALALFVALLLATATALYLLRTGAVADRIRGEMMRALQDALGRDVSVGRLRGDPWRGIVLEDIRIARHEHLAEGALLRARSATITFDFGALLVDLWSGSRTTIPAIRRVAVDAPILALVRGADGRWNVEDLFRPPPPEAPPTPPPPAFRGEIHIAQGVVHYLDRFTSPHLDFRALLTNVEATFSLRDNPLLRVAGRGRAAAGGPSDVEVRGWVQIEDGTLDVDLRADGFPVSTWGNYLLPSPRVRWERGAASAALHLYSVPHAAGPTLDFQGTVDLHGAAVRLLPEGISLTGLVGRMQVETTALRTDALRVQAGRGSARVRGEVLLAGRGQLDLEVDAQRLDLAVVRRLFFPNAVAMRGEATGRLRLFGPMDAVRIQGSVRSPRAVIEEVAVHNVATDLHYAGGMLALTNLHAAAAGGMLRADLVLGTEDARYFAAATVERLPTDLAGGFGLVLPVQTRASGSLIVGGGPDGQRVVGALAGEGGSAFGFPIDTLRASFAYDGGRLRLHSAVARRGPMSLAASGTVFEGGDLDVFAVARGVPLRLVTDRIGSADQLGGTLGYAGRIRGSSQMPVLDGTVLLTDGFVGPLAFDDWVGELTLSFAQLDVRWSTLRDGTDLYGIAGQARWGADPRLALTMRTEGVRASRLAELALLPVPVDGRVEGALRVTGTPQRPRVDGDVRLLRGAVAGQRVDEARARFVWQSGRLHLQEATGRANSSTLRLAGTVDERGGLRLSLLADRIRLEEIGALANPYLRVRGDVSLEGSLTGTVGDPVIDARVNSSRIVLNGQVFDGVDGRARWRSGVLSLLPLRLHQGRSTYVAEGWLRPVGTPTAQLSLDVRDGRLATLLAISDSPLDMDGLLEGRLALSGPLANPRAELNLSMRDGHYNRYPIRSAIGRLVLSDRRITIRDLEVVPKQGRLRAEGFVDLDGASEIEIGGEGLEVDALRPVLRLRHPLAGTMDFTLQMSGPLSEPVVGLSLQAAEFGVGAPAVDRVLGQVFYREGTINIQQILLEAHGQRARIEGQIPARADRLSLDPTRPLSLRLSADGTDLSLLRLLTPSVEEATGTLEFQVDVTGTTAEPAMAGFARVRSGGLRIGGLNQPIEDLQLDLRFDQSRAVLERLHADVGGGRLAANGQVTFRDLRPDAADLRMGATGIRIEVPPVYRGRVDGEIRLDGPLSALRLSGRITLGAGELLLALPAATTSANRAAFPLSFALDLVAGDDLFVVAGPVRLGVSGQLRLGGTLARPTLAGTVSAGAGEFHAFGTTFVLEEGTATFQEFRGVEPMITARARTRVGDTTVFVHIRGTPGDMQLSLSSDPPLPHDRIVALLAAQTGISQALEGNVEALLRQQLTRLLFGEFEARLRQALGLSELRIEYDFESPLRLRLGQLLVENLYLTLTTIFDAQTRFIWALEYRFSPSVALAFTYDQRGLWLLLLRARFAW from the coding sequence ATGCGAAGGGCCATTTCGATCGCAGCACTCGCACTCTTCGTCGCACTCTTGCTCGCGACCGCCACGGCGCTGTACCTGCTGCGCACCGGGGCAGTCGCCGACCGCATCCGCGGCGAAATGATGCGCGCCCTGCAAGACGCGCTCGGCCGCGATGTGTCCGTGGGGCGGCTGCGGGGCGACCCGTGGAGGGGGATCGTCCTGGAGGACATCCGGATCGCGCGCCACGAGCACCTGGCCGAGGGGGCGTTGCTGCGCGCCCGTTCGGCGACCATCACGTTCGACTTCGGCGCGCTGCTCGTTGACCTGTGGTCGGGCAGCCGCACCACCATCCCCGCGATCCGGCGTGTGGCCGTGGACGCTCCCATCCTCGCCCTGGTGCGCGGGGCGGACGGTCGGTGGAACGTGGAAGACCTCTTCCGTCCGCCACCGCCCGAAGCCCCGCCGACGCCGCCACCACCTGCGTTTCGCGGTGAGATCCACATCGCCCAAGGCGTGGTGCACTATCTGGATCGGTTCACCAGCCCGCACCTCGACTTCCGGGCCCTGCTGACCAACGTCGAGGCGACGTTCTCGCTGCGCGACAACCCGTTGCTGCGCGTCGCCGGGCGCGGCCGCGCCGCTGCCGGTGGGCCCTCGGACGTCGAGGTGCGCGGCTGGGTGCAGATCGAAGACGGCACACTCGATGTGGACCTGCGCGCCGACGGGTTTCCGGTGAGCACGTGGGGGAACTACTTGCTGCCGAGCCCGCGCGTGCGCTGGGAACGCGGCGCCGCGTCGGCGGCGCTGCATCTGTACAGCGTCCCGCACGCCGCCGGACCGACCCTGGACTTCCAGGGTACGGTGGATTTGCACGGCGCCGCAGTGCGACTGCTGCCGGAGGGGATTTCGCTGACCGGGCTGGTGGGTCGCATGCAGGTCGAAACGACGGCGCTGCGGACGGATGCGCTGCGGGTCCAGGCCGGCCGCGGCTCCGCCCGGGTGCGGGGTGAGGTGCTGCTGGCCGGCAGGGGGCAGCTGGATCTGGAGGTGGACGCACAGCGCCTCGACCTGGCGGTGGTGCGCCGCCTGTTCTTCCCGAACGCCGTGGCGATGCGGGGAGAGGCGACTGGCAGGCTGCGTCTTTTCGGACCGATGGACGCGGTGCGCATCCAGGGCAGCGTGCGCTCACCTCGGGCGGTGATCGAGGAGGTTGCTGTCCACAACGTGGCGACGGATCTGCACTATGCCGGCGGCATGCTGGCGCTGACGAACCTGCACGCGGCCGCCGCCGGTGGGATGCTTCGCGCCGACCTCGTCTTGGGCACCGAGGACGCGCGGTACTTCGCGGCGGCGACCGTCGAGCGCCTGCCGACCGATCTGGCCGGGGGGTTCGGCTTGGTGCTGCCGGTGCAGACACGGGCGAGCGGCTCTCTCATTGTGGGCGGCGGCCCCGATGGTCAACGGGTGGTCGGTGCCCTCGCCGGCGAGGGCGGTTCGGCATTCGGGTTTCCGATCGACACCCTGCGCGCCAGTTTCGCCTACGACGGTGGCCGCCTGCGTCTGCACAGCGCCGTGGCACGGCGCGGTCCGATGTCACTGGCGGCGTCGGGGACCGTCTTCGAGGGCGGCGATCTGGACGTCTTCGCCGTTGCACGCGGCGTGCCGCTGCGGCTGGTGACGGACCGCATCGGGAGTGCCGACCAGCTCGGCGGAACGCTCGGCTACGCGGGGCGCATCCGTGGCAGTTCTCAGATGCCGGTGCTCGACGGCACCGTACTCCTCACCGACGGTTTCGTGGGTCCGCTTGCGTTCGACGACTGGGTGGGGGAGCTGACCCTGTCTTTTGCACAACTGGACGTGCGGTGGTCGACCCTGCGCGACGGCACCGATCTGTACGGCATCGCCGGTCAGGCGCGCTGGGGTGCTGACCCGCGGCTTGCCCTCACGATGCGGACCGAGGGTGTGCGCGCGTCGCGCCTGGCCGAACTGGCACTGCTGCCCGTCCCGGTGGACGGACGCGTGGAGGGGGCGCTGCGGGTCACGGGGACGCCGCAACGCCCACGGGTGGACGGCGACGTGCGCCTGCTGCGCGGGGCGGTCGCCGGCCAGCGGGTAGACGAAGCGCGCGCGCGTTTCGTCTGGCAATCCGGCCGGCTACACCTGCAGGAGGCGACCGGGCGCGCCAACAGTTCCACGCTGCGGCTGGCCGGCACGGTCGACGAGCGGGGCGGGCTGCGGCTGTCGCTGCTAGCCGACCGCATCCGGCTGGAGGAGATTGGCGCACTGGCCAACCCGTACTTACGCGTCCGGGGCGACGTGAGCCTGGAAGGATCGCTGACCGGAACCGTCGGCGACCCGGTGATCGACGCCCGGGTGAACTCCAGCCGCATCGTCTTGAACGGGCAGGTCTTCGACGGCGTCGACGGGCGCGCGCGGTGGCGGTCGGGTGTGCTGTCGCTGCTGCCGCTGCGTCTGCACCAAGGCCGTTCCACCTACGTCGCCGAGGGCTGGTTGAGGCCTGTGGGCACGCCGACGGCGCAGCTCTCGTTGGATGTCCGCGATGGACGGCTGGCCACACTGCTGGCCATCTCCGACAGCCCGCTGGACATGGACGGCCTGCTGGAGGGCCGCCTGGCGCTGTCCGGACCGCTGGCCAATCCGCGCGCGGAGTTGAACCTGTCGATGCGCGACGGACATTACAACCGGTACCCGATTCGATCGGCGATCGGGCGGTTGGTCCTGAGCGACCGGAGGATCACGATCCGCGATCTGGAGGTGGTGCCCAAGCAGGGGCGCCTGCGGGCCGAGGGGTTCGTGGACCTGGACGGTGCAAGCGAGATCGAAATCGGCGGCGAGGGACTGGAGGTCGACGCGCTGCGACCCGTGCTGCGTCTGCGCCACCCGCTGGCCGGCACCATGGACTTTACGCTGCAGATGTCCGGTCCGCTGTCCGAGCCCGTCGTCGGACTCTCGCTGCAGGCTGCGGAGTTCGGTGTGGGCGCCCCGGCCGTCGATCGCGTGCTGGGACAGGTCTTCTACCGGGAGGGAACGATCAACATCCAGCAGATCCTGCTCGAAGCGCACGGACAGCGGGCCCGGATCGAAGGCCAGATTCCCGCGCGCGCCGACAGACTGTCGCTGGATCCGACACGGCCGCTGTCCCTGCGGCTGTCCGCGGACGGGACGGACCTGAGCCTGCTCCGGCTACTGACCCCTTCCGTGGAGGAGGCAACCGGCACCCTAGAGTTCCAGGTGGACGTGACCGGCACGACCGCCGAGCCTGCGATGGCAGGGTTCGCGCGCGTGCGCTCGGGCGGGTTGCGGATCGGCGGGCTGAACCAGCCGATCGAGGACCTCCAGCTCGATCTGCGCTTCGACCAAAGCCGCGCCGTCTTGGAGCGCCTGCACGCAGACGTCGGCGGCGGGCGGCTGGCGGCCAACGGGCAGGTGACGTTCCGAGACCTGCGTCCGGATGCAGCGGACCTGCGGATGGGTGCAACTGGGATCCGGATCGAGGTCCCGCCCGTCTACCGAGGCCGGGTCGACGGCGAGATCCGGTTGGACGGCCCCCTATCCGCCTTGCGCCTGAGCGGCCGCATCACGCTGGGTGCAGGCGAGTTGCTGCTGGCTCTGCCTGCCGCCACCACGAGTGCGAACCGGGCCGCCTTTCCGCTCTCATTCGCCCTCGACCTGGTCGCCGGCGACGACCTGTTCGTGGTCGCTGGTCCCGTCCGGCTGGGTGTGAGCGGCCAGCTGCGGTTGGGCGGCACGCTGGCGCGGCCCACGCTCGCCGGGACCGTGTCTGCAGGAGCGGGGGAGTTCCACGCGTTCGGGACCACGTTCGTGCTGGAGGAAGGCACGGCCACGTTCCAGGAGTTCCGCGGCGTAGAGCCGATGATCACGGCGCGGGCGCGGACGCGCGTGGGGGACACCACGGTCTTCGTGCACATCCGAGGCACACCGGGCGACATGCAGCTGTCGCTGTCGAGCGATCCGCCGCTGCCGCACGATCGCATCGTGGCGTTGCTGGCAGCGCAGACGGGAATCTCTCAGGCACTGGAGGGGAACGTCGAGGCGCTGCTGCGTCAGCAGTTGACGCGCCTGCTGTTCGGCGAGTTCGAAGCGCGGTTGCGTCAGGCGCTGGGGTTGAGCGAGCTGCGGATCGAGTATGATTTCGAGAGTCCGCTGCGGCTGCGGCTGGGTCAGTTGCTGGTTGAGAACCTGTACCTGACCCTGACGACGATCTTCGATGCGCAGACACGGTTCATCTGGGCGCTGGAGTACCGGTTCTCTCCCAGCGTCGCGTTGGCGTTCACGTACGACCAGCGAGGTCTGTGGCTGCTCTTGCTGCGTGCCCGGTTCGCATGGTAG
- the wecB gene encoding UDP-N-acetylglucosamine 2-epimerase (non-hydrolyzing), which produces MTRSAAIPVLAIVGTRPDAVKMAPVVQALRGDPAFRTILVATAQHREMLDQVLPLFDLAPDVDLDVMRPHQTLTEITTRTLDRLDEVFARTRPEMVLVQGDAAPSFCGALVAFYHRVAIGHVEAGLRTYDKYHPFPEEMYRHMTGVLADLHFAPTAAARENLLREGIPADRIFVTGNTVIDALHQISARPIAADALPEVPSDRRIVLVTAHRRENWGEPMRRICAALRTLVERFPDIEVVFSVHRNPIVREVVYEALGGLQRVHLIEPPDYGPFVHLQKRSYLILTDSGGVQEEAPGLGTPVLVMRETTERPEGVAAGVVRVVGTDEEVLVREASRLLSDAEAHRAMANAVNPYGDGRASARIVQALRFHFGLASGPPEAFDPPAPRGTF; this is translated from the coding sequence GTGACCCGCAGCGCTGCGATCCCCGTGCTCGCCATCGTGGGCACGCGTCCGGACGCCGTCAAGATGGCGCCGGTCGTCCAGGCGCTGCGAGGCGATCCGGCCTTTCGTACCATCCTCGTCGCTACCGCCCAGCACCGGGAGATGCTGGACCAGGTGCTCCCTCTGTTCGATCTCGCTCCGGACGTCGACCTGGACGTGATGCGCCCGCATCAAACCCTCACGGAAATCACCACGCGGACGCTGGACCGCCTCGACGAGGTGTTCGCAAGGACCCGTCCGGAAATGGTTCTCGTGCAGGGGGACGCGGCGCCGAGCTTCTGCGGCGCCCTCGTCGCTTTCTACCACCGCGTCGCCATCGGGCACGTCGAGGCCGGGCTGCGCACCTACGACAAGTACCATCCGTTCCCGGAGGAGATGTACCGGCACATGACCGGCGTGCTGGCTGACCTGCACTTCGCCCCGACGGCGGCGGCACGCGAGAACCTGCTGCGCGAGGGCATCCCCGCGGACCGCATCTTCGTCACCGGCAACACCGTCATCGACGCGCTGCATCAAATCTCCGCTCGGCCGATTGCCGCCGACGCCCTGCCGGAGGTTCCATCAGACCGCCGGATCGTTTTGGTGACCGCGCACCGGCGAGAGAACTGGGGCGAGCCGATGCGCCGCATCTGCGCGGCCTTGCGGACGCTCGTGGAGCGCTTCCCCGACATCGAGGTGGTGTTTTCGGTGCACCGCAACCCGATCGTACGTGAGGTCGTATACGAGGCGCTGGGTGGCTTGCAGCGCGTGCACCTGATCGAGCCACCTGACTACGGGCCCTTCGTGCACCTGCAAAAGCGCTCCTACTTGATCCTCACCGATTCCGGCGGCGTGCAGGAAGAAGCGCCCGGGCTGGGGACTCCGGTGCTCGTCATGCGGGAGACGACCGAAAGACCAGAGGGTGTCGCCGCCGGCGTCGTGCGCGTGGTCGGCACGGACGAGGAGGTACTGGTGCGAGAGGCCTCCCGGCTCCTAAGCGACGCCGAGGCCCATCGGGCGATGGCGAACGCCGTGAATCCCTACGGGGACGGGCGCGCGAGCGCGCGCATCGTGCAGGCGCTCCGTTTTCACTTCGGCCTCGCATCCGGACCGCCCGAGGCGTTCGATCCCCCTGCCCCTCGCGGAACCTTTTGA
- a CDS encoding ribose-phosphate pyrophosphokinase, producing MNTSPKLFAGTANPPLARRVAACLDVPLAEAHVARYPDGEIEVRLDESVRGQDCFVLQPTCPPVNENLVELLAIVDALRRASASSITAVVPYFGYARQDRKAGPREPVTAKLVANLLTRAGVDHLLAMDLHAGQISGFFDIPLDHLSARMLLADYFAHKELHNPVVVSPDIGGVRRAREFAQALGAPLAIIDKRRDRPNQVAEVVHVIGKVYRRTAILVDDIVDTAGTLVMAAQALVRRGVVEVYACCSHAVLSGPAVERIAASAIRELVVTDSIPLRPSRRLDKIRVISVARLLADAIARMHAKTSVSELVTERLVAEVVEG from the coding sequence GTGAACACCTCCCCCAAGCTCTTCGCCGGCACCGCCAACCCGCCGCTGGCGCGCAGGGTGGCCGCGTGCCTGGACGTCCCCCTGGCGGAGGCGCACGTCGCGCGCTATCCGGATGGCGAGATCGAGGTGCGCCTGGACGAGAGCGTCCGCGGCCAGGACTGCTTCGTGCTGCAGCCCACCTGCCCGCCGGTGAACGAGAACCTGGTCGAGCTGCTGGCGATCGTCGACGCGCTGCGCCGGGCGTCGGCGTCGAGCATCACGGCGGTCGTCCCCTACTTCGGGTACGCGCGTCAGGACCGCAAGGCCGGGCCGCGCGAGCCGGTGACCGCCAAGCTCGTGGCCAACCTCCTGACGCGTGCCGGTGTGGACCACCTCCTGGCCATGGACCTGCACGCTGGCCAGATCTCCGGCTTCTTTGACATCCCACTGGACCACCTCAGCGCCCGCATGCTGCTGGCCGACTACTTCGCGCACAAGGAGCTGCACAACCCCGTCGTGGTCTCGCCGGACATCGGCGGCGTCCGAAGGGCCCGCGAGTTCGCCCAGGCGCTGGGCGCACCGCTGGCGATCATCGACAAACGGCGGGACCGGCCCAACCAGGTCGCGGAGGTCGTGCACGTGATCGGCAAGGTCTACCGTCGGACGGCGATTTTGGTGGACGACATCGTGGACACCGCGGGCACGCTGGTCATGGCGGCGCAGGCGCTGGTGCGCCGCGGGGTCGTCGAGGTCTATGCATGCTGCTCGCACGCCGTGCTGTCCGGTCCGGCGGTGGAGCGCATCGCCGCGTCGGCGATCCGCGAGCTCGTGGTCACCGACTCGATCCCCCTGCGTCCGTCCCGGCGGCTGGACAAGATCCGCGTGATCTCGGTGGCGCGGCTGCTGGCCGACGCGATCGCGCGGATGCACGCGAAGACGTCGGTGAGCGAACTGGTGACCGAGCGCCTGGTGGCGGAGGTCGTCGAGGGCTGA
- a CDS encoding MraY family glycosyltransferase has product MFIPPYVLAAVLAWFVTYWTTPTARWVARRVGAVDFPGGRRINRRPLPRLGGIALFAGILGAALLTLPIRGDIAVVREPRYLVLAVPYAAIAPEYVGVLLGAVAISLLGLYDDVRPLSGAVKFPLIYLAAAIPTLFGVSASFVTNPISGQLLPLGVYGQIFTVLWIGSVAIAMNLIDGVDGLAAGIAAIVSATLFAATLARPNLPMMILCAAVVGSAVGFLRYNFNPARIIMGDGGAMLLGYLLGAMSVLGVFKTITALSLAVPLLAMGVPIFDTAFAILRRARRGLPIFHPDRGHLHHRLLDRGLTQRQTVFLLYGATGLLGTLALIVADSVDRHISVGLAVILTVTLLVFARRLGLMAPARGPLAGGPPSP; this is encoded by the coding sequence ATGTTCATTCCGCCTTACGTCTTGGCCGCGGTCCTCGCGTGGTTCGTCACCTACTGGACGACGCCCACCGCGCGTTGGGTCGCGCGGCGCGTGGGCGCAGTGGACTTCCCCGGCGGCCGGCGAATCAACCGCAGGCCCCTGCCGCGTCTGGGCGGCATCGCCCTGTTTGCGGGCATCCTCGGGGCCGCGCTGCTCACGCTGCCGATCCGGGGCGACATCGCCGTCGTGCGCGAACCCCGCTACCTGGTTCTGGCTGTCCCCTACGCCGCGATCGCGCCGGAGTACGTCGGGGTGCTGCTGGGCGCCGTGGCGATCAGCTTGCTGGGGCTGTACGACGACGTCCGTCCGCTGTCCGGCGCGGTGAAGTTCCCCCTCATCTATCTGGCGGCGGCGATCCCGACGCTGTTCGGGGTGAGCGCCTCGTTCGTCACCAACCCGATCAGCGGCCAGCTGCTGCCGCTGGGCGTGTACGGGCAGATCTTCACCGTGCTGTGGATCGGCTCGGTGGCGATCGCGATGAACCTGATCGACGGCGTGGACGGTCTGGCAGCCGGCATCGCGGCCATCGTGAGCGCCACGCTGTTCGCGGCGACTTTGGCCAGGCCGAACCTGCCGATGATGATCCTGTGCGCGGCGGTGGTCGGCAGCGCCGTCGGCTTCCTGCGCTACAACTTCAACCCAGCGCGCATCATCATGGGGGACGGCGGCGCGATGCTGCTGGGTTACCTGCTGGGCGCGATGTCGGTGCTGGGCGTGTTCAAGACCATCACGGCCCTATCGCTGGCCGTGCCCCTGCTGGCGATGGGCGTGCCGATCTTCGACACGGCGTTTGCGATCCTGCGGCGGGCGCGGCGCGGCCTGCCGATCTTCCACCCGGACCGCGGGCACCTGCACCACCGACTGCTGGATCGAGGCCTGACGCAGCGGCAGACCGTCTTTTTGCTCTATGGCGCCACGGGGCTGCTGGGGACGCTGGCCCTGATCGTCGCCGACAGCGTGGACCGGCACATCTCAGTCGGCCTGGCGGTCATCCTCACGGTGACGCTGCTGGTCTTCGCCCGCCGCCTGGGACTGATGGCGCCCGCACGCGGTCCGCTCGCCGGCGGCCCTCCGTCTCCGTGA